A portion of the Acidobacteriaceae bacterium genome contains these proteins:
- the dapF gene encoding diaminopimelate epimerase yields the protein MRRIPFVKAHARGNDFLVIDEVYAQGQHAAMARKLCSRNTGIGADGIEFLDRRADGTNFLRLINADGSEAELSGNGTRCVAAWLAASENIREITFGTHGGDRRCKLIEHKNSEWWIESAMGVPRVMPRTIEIEGVEGPIAGAMVNVGNPHFVLFPEREDFGSNGMSWQELGAKIAVDPLFRFGTNVEFVRVLGPSEIEFRIFERGCGPTTSSGTGTCASSSAAITLHDVARSLTAVAQGGPQTVVWPEPSAEMMLTGPAEIICTGEVEFE from the coding sequence GTGAGACGTATTCCGTTTGTAAAGGCGCACGCGCGTGGCAATGACTTCCTGGTGATCGACGAGGTGTACGCCCAGGGGCAGCACGCCGCCATGGCGCGCAAGCTTTGCTCGCGCAACACCGGCATAGGTGCCGATGGCATCGAGTTCCTTGACCGCCGTGCCGACGGCACAAACTTCCTGCGCCTCATCAACGCCGACGGCAGCGAGGCCGAGTTGAGCGGTAACGGAACGCGTTGCGTTGCTGCCTGGCTCGCCGCCAGCGAGAACATCCGCGAGATCACCTTCGGCACACACGGCGGCGACCGCCGCTGCAAGCTCATCGAGCACAAGAACTCCGAGTGGTGGATCGAGTCCGCGATGGGCGTGCCGCGCGTCATGCCGCGCACCATCGAAATCGAAGGCGTGGAAGGCCCCATCGCCGGCGCCATGGTCAACGTCGGTAACCCGCACTTCGTCCTCTTTCCCGAGCGCGAGGACTTTGGCTCGAACGGCATGAGCTGGCAGGAACTCGGTGCAAAGATCGCCGTCGACCCACTCTTCCGCTTCGGCACTAACGTGGAGTTCGTTCGCGTTCTCGGCCCCTCGGAGATCGAGTTCCGCATCTTCGAACGCGGCTGCGGCCCGACCACAAGCTCTGGCACAGGAACCTGTGCCTCCTCGTCCGCCGCTATCACGCTGCACGACGTCGCGCGTTCCTTGACCGCTGTCGCGCAGGGCGGCCCGCAAACCGTCGTGTGGCCAGAGCCCTCTGCGGAGATGATGTTGACCGGCCCTGCCGAAATCATCTGCACCGGTGAGGTTGAGTTCGAATGA
- a CDS encoding SPOR domain-containing protein — translation METRRHHLLDDDDDLIPGRDEREYTLSTGTILAIFFGLILVCGLFFAFGYNLGKKATVVPTATTGDGSGSNDAQFNHFNKPSAGSPTGSNSVPPAPSAAPAQVTPAPTASPSVTARDNSDATAAPVSTPVAAPRPTPVRVSTPAAQPAAPMPATSASGAYVVQVAAVSHREDADLLVGALHSKGYSVSARNVPQDSLLHIQVGPFANKKDADAMRQRLLGDGYNAIVK, via the coding sequence ATGGAAACCCGCCGCCACCACCTGCTCGATGACGATGACGACCTGATCCCGGGCCGGGACGAGCGTGAATACACGCTCTCCACCGGCACGATTCTTGCCATCTTTTTTGGCTTGATCCTGGTCTGTGGCCTCTTCTTTGCCTTTGGGTACAACCTTGGCAAGAAGGCCACCGTCGTCCCGACAGCAACGACGGGCGACGGCAGCGGGTCCAATGACGCGCAGTTCAATCACTTCAACAAACCTTCTGCAGGATCGCCCACGGGCAGCAATTCCGTCCCGCCTGCCCCGAGCGCGGCTCCCGCGCAGGTGACGCCGGCTCCGACAGCAAGCCCTTCGGTGACAGCAAGAGACAACAGCGATGCGACCGCCGCCCCGGTGTCGACTCCCGTCGCGGCGCCTCGTCCGACTCCTGTACGCGTCTCCACACCTGCTGCACAGCCAGCCGCTCCGATGCCTGCAACCTCGGCAAGCGGAGCGTATGTGGTGCAGGTCGCGGCGGTCTCGCATCGCGAAGATGCTGACCTGCTTGTCGGCGCGCTGCATAGCAAAGGCTACTCGGTCTCTGCGCGCAACGTTCCGCAGGACAGCCTGCTGCATATCCAGGTAGGTCCCTTTGCGAACAAGAAAGACGCTGACGCGATGCGCCAACGTCTCCTGGGCGATGGCTACAACGCCATCGTCAAGTAG
- a CDS encoding LD-carboxypeptidase, with translation MIAPLRQGSRIAVVSPASAANGELIDKGMRALQQWGYEPVLMPHAKARGPLYYAGSLGDRLQDLHAAFSSDEYDAVLCTRGGWGSAELLPHLDLDLIRANPKAFIGYSDHTALQAYLWSALKLPTIYGPMCAADWALEQGADAPTWRAAVERSSTWQVGEADGMRVLREGHAEGRLLGGCLAILEAGLGTPYALHLDEPTILFLEDINVKPYQWDRMLLHLRYAGLLKNVRGIVFGDMGANVEPDELPLLEGALLHALSEFEGPIAIGLRSGHVRGGNRSVPLGEFVALENNRLRSLS, from the coding sequence ATGATCGCTCCGCTGCGACAGGGAAGCCGCATCGCAGTGGTCTCGCCTGCGTCTGCGGCGAACGGCGAACTGATCGACAAGGGCATGCGCGCGCTGCAGCAGTGGGGATACGAGCCCGTGCTGATGCCGCACGCAAAGGCCCGCGGACCGCTGTACTACGCGGGCAGCCTGGGCGATCGTCTGCAGGACCTGCACGCCGCGTTCTCAAGCGATGAGTACGACGCTGTCCTTTGCACGCGCGGCGGTTGGGGTTCAGCAGAACTGCTGCCGCACCTCGACCTCGACCTGATCCGTGCGAACCCCAAGGCGTTCATCGGTTACAGCGACCACACCGCGCTGCAGGCGTACCTGTGGTCTGCGCTCAAGCTGCCGACAATCTACGGCCCCATGTGCGCCGCAGACTGGGCGCTGGAGCAAGGTGCGGATGCGCCCACCTGGCGCGCAGCCGTGGAGCGTTCCTCGACATGGCAGGTCGGCGAGGCGGATGGCATGCGTGTGCTGCGCGAAGGCCACGCCGAAGGCCGTCTTCTTGGAGGCTGCCTGGCAATCCTCGAAGCGGGATTGGGCACGCCGTATGCGTTGCATCTGGACGAGCCGACCATCCTGTTTCTGGAAGACATCAACGTCAAGCCCTACCAGTGGGACAGGATGCTCCTGCATCTGCGATACGCGGGCTTGTTGAAGAACGTGCGCGGCATCGTCTTCGGAGACATGGGCGCAAACGTCGAACCTGACGAGCTGCCGCTGCTCGAAGGTGCATTGTTGCACGCCTTGTCAGAGTTTGAAGGGCCGATCGCAATCGGTCTGCGCAGCGGGCACGTCCGAGGAGGCAATCGCAGCGTGCCCCTGGGCGAGTTCGTCGCGCTTGAGAATAATAGACTGAGGAGTCTGTCGTAA
- the mpl gene encoding UDP-N-acetylmuramate:L-alanyl-gamma-D-glutamyl-meso-diaminopimelate ligase → MQSKHVHLIGVCGTAMASLAGMLREQGHRVTGSDTAAYPPMSDQLRAMGIPIMEPYAAANLQPKPDLVVVGNAISRGNPELEAVLDQRIPMISMAALIHDEFLLGRDRYVVCGTHGKTTTTSMLSWIFEVAAKKDPSFAPSFLIGGVAENFGTSYRVHKETRPFVLEGDEYDTAFFDKGPKFLHYFPDVAILTHVEFDHADIYADLTAVKTAFKRMVNLLPQRGRLIAYDGSENVTECAAKAFCAVERYGFNEHSTWRMVDLQHIGGGSSWTLLRSGAEFARLTLPMAGEHNALNATAAAALAAGQGVPAESIIEALGSFKSVKRRLEVRAEIDGITIIDDFAHHPTAIRETLRALRASYAGRRLVAVLEPRSNTLRRNVFEQELIESLAAADEVVVAAVFNLTAIPAAERLDPAHVVEALIQRGIPTALHADAEEIVAALSQTLRSGDVVAILSNGGFGGIYEKLPAALRAKTKVS, encoded by the coding sequence ATGCAGTCGAAGCATGTGCATCTGATCGGAGTTTGTGGCACGGCGATGGCGTCGCTGGCCGGTATGTTGCGGGAGCAGGGGCACCGCGTCACGGGGTCGGATACAGCCGCGTATCCGCCGATGAGCGACCAGCTCCGCGCCATGGGCATCCCGATCATGGAGCCGTACGCCGCGGCCAATCTGCAACCGAAGCCGGACCTCGTCGTCGTCGGCAACGCCATCTCTCGCGGCAACCCGGAGCTTGAGGCTGTGCTCGACCAGCGCATCCCCATGATCTCGATGGCCGCGCTCATCCACGACGAGTTCCTGCTTGGACGCGACCGCTACGTCGTCTGCGGAACGCACGGCAAGACGACGACCACGTCGATGCTCTCGTGGATCTTTGAAGTCGCTGCGAAGAAAGACCCAAGCTTCGCTCCTTCGTTCCTCATCGGCGGCGTCGCAGAAAACTTCGGCACAAGCTATCGCGTTCACAAAGAGACGCGCCCGTTTGTGCTCGAAGGCGATGAGTACGACACAGCCTTCTTCGATAAAGGCCCGAAGTTTCTTCACTACTTCCCGGACGTCGCAATCCTGACACATGTGGAGTTCGACCACGCTGACATTTACGCCGATCTGACCGCCGTAAAAACAGCGTTCAAGCGCATGGTGAACCTGCTGCCTCAGCGCGGACGATTGATCGCCTACGACGGCAGCGAGAACGTCACCGAGTGCGCGGCAAAGGCGTTCTGCGCAGTCGAGCGTTATGGCTTCAACGAGCACTCCACCTGGCGCATGGTCGACCTGCAGCACATTGGCGGCGGTAGCTCATGGACGCTGCTGCGTTCCGGCGCAGAGTTTGCCCGACTCACACTGCCGATGGCAGGCGAGCACAACGCGCTGAACGCAACGGCTGCGGCCGCGCTGGCCGCAGGGCAGGGCGTTCCGGCAGAGAGCATCATCGAAGCTCTGGGCAGCTTCAAGAGCGTAAAGCGCCGCCTAGAAGTCCGTGCCGAAATCGACGGCATCACGATCATCGACGACTTCGCGCACCACCCGACCGCTATCCGCGAGACGCTGCGCGCCTTGCGCGCAAGCTACGCCGGCCGCAGGCTGGTCGCCGTCCTGGAGCCGCGCTCAAACACCCTTCGCCGCAACGTCTTTGAGCAGGAACTCATCGAAAGCCTCGCGGCAGCAGACGAGGTGGTTGTCGCCGCAGTTTTCAACCTTACGGCGATTCCAGCCGCAGAGCGTCTCGACCCCGCGCACGTCGTGGAAGCATTGATTCAGCGCGGCATTCCTACGGCATTGCACGCAGACGCCGAGGAGATTGTGGCGGCTTTGTCGCAGACCCTGCGCAGCGGAGATGTCGTGGCGATTCTATCCAACGGTGGCTTCGGCGGCATTTATGAGAAGCTTCCGGCTGCACTTCGGGCGAAGACCAAAGTATCCTAA
- a CDS encoding lysophospholipid acyltransferase family protein has protein sequence MFRTLLMVMVFVALGVPAAIVGIPYSLLVGNTHVMYRWGTSIIRLGMKAAGIRVRILGAENVPQGRGVIYLSNHVSNLDPPVNIANVPGETAFFLKKSLMNIPLLGTAMKMGKFIPVARAKSVEEARRSTELAAEALRCGHHITIYPEGTRSRDGQLLPFKKGAFYLAESTGAPLVPIIMRGTHALWPKGQTWLKSGEVIMEFLPAIDPTAYESREALMQEVRERMEAALKL, from the coding sequence ATGTTTCGCACGTTGCTTATGGTCATGGTCTTCGTCGCGCTGGGTGTTCCCGCGGCGATCGTTGGAATTCCTTACTCGCTGCTCGTCGGCAATACGCATGTCATGTATCGCTGGGGCACGTCGATCATCCGGCTTGGCATGAAGGCTGCCGGCATTCGTGTGCGTATTCTCGGCGCAGAGAACGTCCCGCAGGGACGCGGAGTGATCTACCTCTCCAACCATGTCTCGAATCTGGACCCACCCGTCAACATCGCCAATGTGCCCGGAGAGACCGCCTTCTTTCTCAAGAAGTCGCTGATGAATATTCCTCTGCTCGGCACAGCGATGAAGATGGGGAAGTTCATCCCTGTGGCTCGTGCGAAGTCCGTGGAAGAGGCGCGCCGCAGCACGGAACTAGCTGCAGAAGCACTGCGCTGCGGTCATCACATTACGATCTACCCCGAAGGCACGCGTTCCCGCGACGGCCAGTTACTGCCGTTCAAAAAAGGCGCCTTCTATCTCGCGGAATCAACCGGCGCGCCACTGGTGCCAATCATCATGCGCGGCACGCACGCTCTTTGGCCTAAAGGGCAGACATGGCTGAAGTCCGGTGAGGTGATCATGGAGTTTTTGCCCGCAATCGATCCCACGGCTTATGAAAGTCGTGAAGCTCTGATGCAAGAGGTACGTGAGCGGATGGAAGCGGCGTTGAAGCTCTAA